A section of the Hemitrygon akajei chromosome 8, sHemAka1.3, whole genome shotgun sequence genome encodes:
- the LOC140731533 gene encoding fructose-bisphosphate aldolase C, with the protein MTHQFPALSPEQKKELNDIALQIVSPGKGILAADESVGSMAKRLTQIGVENTEENRRLYRQILMTADDRVKNYIGGVIFFHETLYQSTDDGTPFINVIKEKNILAGIKVDKGVVPLSGTNGETTTQGLDGLAERCAQYKKDGADFAKWRCVLKISATTPSALAIMENANVLARYASICQQNGIVPIVEPEILPDGDHDLKRCQYVTEKVLGAVYKALSDHHIYLEGTLLKPNMVTPGHSCPTKYSPEEIATATVTALRRTVPPAVPGITFLSGGQSEEEATINLNAINKCPLPKPWALTFSYGRALQASALNTWRGEKENMQVAQNEFMKRAEVNSLAALGQYEASSEGEGAASQSLYIENHAY; encoded by the exons ATGACGCACCAGTTTCCAGCGCTTTCTCCTGAGCAGAAGAAGGAATTAAATGATATTGCCCTGCAGATTGTGTCACCCGGAAAGGGCATCTTGGCTGCCGATGAATCTGTGG GGAGTATGGCCAAGCGCCTGACCCAAATCGGTGTGGAGAATACCGAGGAAAACCGCCGTCTCTATCGGCAGATCCTGATGACGGCTGATGACCGGGTCAAGAACTATATCGGGGGTGTTATCTTCTTCCACGAGACTTTGTACCAGAGCACCGACGACGGGACGCCCTTCATAAACGTCATTAAAGAGAAGAATATTCTGGCAGGGATCAAG GTTGATAAAGGCGTTGTCCCCTTGTCTGGAACCAATGGCGAGACCACCACCCAAG GCTTGGATGGATTAGCGGAGCGTTGTGCTCAGTACAAGAAGGACGGTGCAGACTTTGCAAAGTGGCGTTGTGTACTGAAAATCAGTGCAACAACCCCATCTGCTCTTGCCATCATGGAGAACGCAAATGTCCTGGCCCGTTACGCCAGCATATGCCAGCAG AATGGTATCGTTCCTATTGTGGAGCCAGAGATCCTGCCTGATGGTGATCACGACCTGAAACGATGTCAGTATGTCACAGAGAAG GTATTGGGTGCTGTCTACAAAGCACTGAGCGACCATCACATCTACCTGGAAGGTACTTTGCTGAAACCCAACATGGTAACTCCCGGACATTCGTGCCCCACCAAGTACAGCCCGGAGGAGATTGCCACCGCCACGGTTACTGCACTGAGACGCACTGTTCCACCTGCCGTTCCAG GAATCACATTTCTATCTGGAGGCCAGAGTGAGGAGGAGGCTACCATCAATCTCAACGCTATCAATAAATGCCCACTGCCAAAACCATGGGCACTGACCTTCTCATATGGCCGAGCTTTGCAGGCCTCAGCGCTGAACACTTGGcgtggagagaaggagaatatgCAGGTAGCGCAGAATGAGTTCATGAAGCGAGCTGAG GTTAACAGTTTGGCTGCCCTTGGACAGTATGAAGCAAGCAGTGAAGGAGAAGGTGCAGCCAGCCAGTCTCTCTACATCGAAAATCATGCTTACTGA